The following are encoded together in the Lathyrus oleraceus cultivar Zhongwan6 chromosome 3, CAAS_Psat_ZW6_1.0, whole genome shotgun sequence genome:
- the LOC127125960 gene encoding receptor-like serine/threonine-protein kinase ALE2, which yields MLPSVIFLFALLNLLFSSQVESFSLSVPFASLEQTKLWLVKPSYAPSYPPVSSPSYQGPSATPKHKHHHRHQRHHSMRPYVGAPPPSKEQACDQICTDPLTSTPFGSPCGCVFPMKVKLTLDVAPYAVFPVMNELEYEVALGTYLEQSQVKIMGATADGQNQGRTIVDINLVPLGEKFDNTTAALTYERLWHKKVPLNKSLFGDYAVVYITYPGIPSSPPYGTSIGSGPSENADGSLPVSANFASKNQKTNLRTIIIIALSSFVLLLVLVGAFSVTLKWRKTRRPSSAVGPAFTSSLNKRSGLGSVLSSSIASSTSVSLMSTMPTSILSVKTFSLSEIEKATHKFNSKRVLGEGGFGRVYSGTLEDGAEVAVKLLTKDNQNGDREFIAEVEMLSRLHHRNLVKLIGICIEGRRRCLVYELVPNGSVESHLHGDDKNRGPLDWEARMKIALGAARGLAYLHEDSNPRVIHRDFKASNVLLEDDFTPKVSDFGLAREATEGSNHISTRVMGTFGYVAPEYAMTGHLLVKSDVYSYGVVLLELLTGRKPVDMSQPQGQENLVTWARALLTSREGLEQLVDPSLAGSYNFDDMAKVAAIASMCVHSEVTQRPFMGEVVQALKLIYNDTDETCGDYCSQKDSSAQESDFRGELAPSDSSWWNGGGLTPRLTYGQASSFITMEYSSGPLEDMENRPFSTSSFNGDEISLPIRHGNRSGPLRTIRSKLSLYRFSGSRSEHGERSSKRSWV from the exons TGGAGTCATTTTCTCTGAGTGTGCCATTTGCTTCATTGGAACAAACTAAATTGTGGTTAGTTAAGCCATCTTATGCACCGTCTTATCCACCTGTGTCATCTCCATCTTACCAAG GTCCTAGTGCAACTCCAAAACACAAACATCATCATCGTCACCAGCGCCATCATAGCATGAGACCTTACGTAGGGGCTCCACCACCTTCCAAAGAGCAAG CTTGCGATCAAATATGTACGGATCCTCTCACATCAACTCCCTTTGGTTCACCTTGTGGTTGTGTATTTCCTATGAAAGTCAAACTTACACTGGATGTAGCTCCTTATGCTGTTTTTCCAGTAATGAATGAGTTAGAGTATGAAGTTGCACTAGGCACATATTTAGAACAGAGTCAGGTGAAGATAATGGGTGCAACTGCTGACGGTCAAAATCAGGGAAGAACTATTGTTGATATAAACTTGGTTCCATTGGGAGAGAAATTTGACAATACAACTGCAGCCCTGACATATGAGAGGTTATGGCATAAAAAAGTTCCTCTAAATAAGAGTCTTTTTGGTGATTATGCTGTCGTGTACATTACATATCCAG GAATTCCATCTTCACCACCATATGGAACTTCAATCGGGAGCGGTCCTAGTGAAAATGCTGATGGTAGTTTGCCAGTCAGCGCCAATTTTGCTAGCAAGAACCAGAAAACAAATCTTAGAACTATAATCATCATTGCTTTGTCTTCGTTTGTTCTCTTGCTGGTTTTGGTTGGAGCATTTTCTGTTACTCTGAAATGGAGGAAGACTAGGAGACCATCAAGTGCAGTTGGCCCAGCATTTACATCTTCCCTGAACAAGAGATCTG GCTTGGGGTCTGTGCTGTCAAGCAGTATTGCGAGCTCGACATCAGTGTCCCTCATGTCTACAATGCCTACTTCCATTCTCTCTGTTAAAACATTTTCACTGTCTGAGATTGAGAAAGCAACACATAAGTTTAACTCAAAGAGAGTATTAGGGGAAGGAGGATTTGGACGTGTATATAGTGGGACATTAGAAGATGGGGCTGAGGTTGCAGTAAAGCTCCTTACAAAGGATAATCAAAATGGAGACCGTGAATTTATTGCAGAAGTTGAAATGTTAAGCCGTTTGCATCATCGCAATCTAGTGAAACTTATTGGTATTTGCATTGAAGGGCGCAGGCGTTGCCTGGTGTATGAGCTAGTTCCTAATGGCAGCGTTGAGTCCCATTTGCATG GTGATGACAAGAATAGGGGACCTCTGGATTGGGAAGCACGGATGAAAATTGCCCTTGGAGCTGCGAGAGGATTGGCTTATCTTCACGAGGATTCCAATCCCCGTGTAATTCATCGGGACTTCAAAGCTAGCAATGTGCTATTAGAAGACGACTTTACCCCTAAAGTTTCTGATTTCGGTTTGGCACGAGAAGCAACTGAAGGAAGTAATCATATTTCTACACGAGTGATGGGGACTTTTGG GTACGTTGCCCCAGAATATGCAATGACAGGCCATTTACTAGTTAAAAGTGATGTTTATAGTTATGGCGTTGTGCTTCTTGAACTTCTCACTGGCAGAAAACCAGTGGATATGTCTCAACCTCAGGGACAGGAGAATCTTGTAACATGGGCGCGGGCACTGTTGACCAGTAGAGAGGGTTTAGAACAGCTAGTGGATCCATCTTTGGCTGGAAGTTACAACTTTGATGACATGGCAAAGGTAGCAGCTATTGCGTCAATGTGTGTTCACTCCGAGGTCACACAGAGACCTTTTATGGGTGAAGTTGTGCAGGCTCTTAAACTGATATACAATGACACAGATGAGACTTGTGGAGATTATTGTAGTCAGAAGGACTCATCTGCTCAGGAATCTGATTTTAGAGGTGAGCTTGCCCCTTCTGATAGCAGTTGGTGGAATGGTGGAGGATTAACACCTCGACTAACTTATGGACAAGCATCTTCCTTCATCACAATGGAATACAGTTCTGGTCCACTGGAAGATATGGAAAACAGACCGTTTTCAACTTCAAGCTTTAATGGAGATGAGATATCT